The stretch of DNA CAGATAAGTCAGTCTGTCTCTTTAGCCGTTCTGCAAGCTTATAGGCGCTTTTAACAGTTAAAACCCCCGATGTTTCGTGGTGCCAAGCAACAACTTCATCAACTGCCTGAGAGGGTAGCCAGATTTTACAAATCTCATCCGCATCAAAAGGATAGAAAATCTGTTTTATCCGTTCCACGTCCCACTCTTTAGCTCCAGAAACCATGAGCTGGTTAACCCATCGCAGTCTCGATCTTCTTATGAACGCAGCCGTGTGCAAACCCTCCTTCCTAGGTATCCACTGATCTCTCTGAATTTGATTTTTTTCTTCCATGTCCCACTCTCCAGAATTCCAGATGATGCCCTTTTTAAGTTCTAGACCGAACTCAATCCCTCTCCAGCCTGGGGAGGCATCCGAGGAGAAGACCTTATCCAGTAAGTTTCCATGAGCATAGTACTTGGATTTTACCACTCTGGCACAAAGGCTATCAGGCTTTTGTAGTAGTCTCCATCCTCGCCTCGCTAGCAGGGCTTGGTTGAAGAGATGCATATCATGGAAACCCAGTCCGCCGTTCCTTTTTGCTTTAGACAAATTTTCCCACGGCATCCAGTGCACCTTCCGGTGTCCCTCATTATCTCCCCACCAGAAATCTCTGATCATCCTCTCATATTTTTTACAGAAGCTCAAATTTAGTTTAACCACCACCCCCCCAATTGACATGCATAGGGAGGGCTTGTATAACCGATTTGATATGGACCACCTTTGCAGCCTGAGACATAAACTTTTCGTTCTAGTCACTACACCTTTTCCCAAATCTATCCATGATGGGTTGGAATTTTTCATTCTTCGTTCTGCCATCAGGAGTTGGTAAACGAAGGTATTTGCTCTCGAAGACTGTGGATTCCACCCACAGGACCTTGGTAATCTCCTCCCTCACATTGCTCGGGCAGGCTTCGCTGAACAACAAAGAGCATTTTCTTTGACTAAGAAGTTGGCAGGAGCATTTTCGGAACGTGACAAGGATCTCATTGGTCTTTTGCGCTTGTTCGGTTCCACGGTGGCTTTGAAGAATAAAAGGCTGTCATCCGTAAATAACAGATTTGAAATACCTGGGCTCCCCCCGGCTACCTTTATCGGTGTAAGACCCCCAACAGCAACCTCCTTGTTCAACAGTGTACAAAGACCTTCAGCCACTAGGAGAAACAGGTACGGGCTAAGTGGGTCTCCCTGGCGCAAGCCTCTCGAGGGTCCAACAGCTCACCATTACATCTTGAGGGTTGGAAAGACTCCATTTCATCTCAAAGACCATTCTCTGCATTGCTCCTTCCAGAAACCTCCAATCCACACGGTCATACGCTGTAGCCAAATCCAGCTTATACGCACAATGGTTATCTCTTTGATTCTTACTATGTTGAATTTTGTGGAAGCACTCAAAAGCTACGATGGCATTGTCCGTGATGAGCCGCCCTGGGATGAAGGCGCTTTGGGTTTCTGAAATAAGGTCATCAAGGAACGGCCTGAGGCGGTTAACTAGGATCTATTTTTTTTGGCGGGGTGGTTAACTAGGATCTTAGAAATGACCTTATAAATCACGTTGCATAGGCTGATCGGCCGGTAGTCCTTAATGCTTTCCGGGTTATTTCTTTTGGAATTAGCACAATCACGGTCTTGTTAACCCCGTCAGGGATAGTCCCATCCTCAAAAAAATTTATTATCGCTTTTGTGACTGGTGTTTGGGTACTGCCAATAACATGTTTCTGCTGTTTTGGTACTGCTAATAACATGTTCTAGGAAACCTGTAGGGTCAATGGTGCCAGTAGAACATTTTTAGATCAACAAACAGTGAGGAGCTCTCCGGCTCCATTTCATTGAAAAAAAGACCGCATAACAGGTTCGGCACAAAGCATCCATGCCAAGTTCAGAAAGCAGTAAAAGCAAACTACTGAAATGAACTAAAAAGGTTCAGCCATCTCCAAGTTTCTGTGCAACGCACAGCCATGTTCTAAGTATTACATGCAAAGGGCAAGCCACACCACATTTCCAGTAAAGCACCAGATCAGTCAAGCCCCTGCCGTTGGAGCCATCGGCGACCAGCAGGCAGCATCAATGGTGGAGACAGGGCTCACCAGAGCGGTTGCTTGACTGATCTGCTTGAGTGCCAGTAGAACATGGGGTGTTTTCTCACAGGGCCTATGGCGGCTCTTGTGTAGCTATGATATTGCTTTTCATACCAGTTAGTATTTCTCTATATGAAAGGCTAGCAAATCCCAGCTTAAACCTTATGTTATGTTTGCTTGTTTTACTCATTCAGATCCAAAACAGGAGTCAGCAACAAAACAGTAAAGAGGCTTTGGTAAGTTTATTAGTCTAAGCGCATCAAGTTTTAAAGGCTCTCTTGTTAGGATGTGCTCCTGAGAAATGTGTCTGCAGGTGCGTTGTGAGTATAGAATGGCCGAATTTAGCACTGGGGATCGAAGGAGAAAGCCAAAAGGTGACAGGTATGTTCCAGCTTAAGAAGGAAAAACTGATGAAAATAACTTAATCGCTGACTATAGTGGATTCATTTATTATCAGTACATGCTTTCGACATGACAGGTTTTCATATCGTTATTTCCAGGCGTCTTTTTCTCCATGCTATGTTTTTGCAAATATTTCTGATATCATTATAGTTTTCTGTATTGGGGACTGTTATTTTTGAATTATGTCTGATTTGTTCTTAAAGGGAATCATCTTGAGAGCTTTTTGGGCTGGTAACATGATCAACTATTGCAATGCAATTAAAGTAGAAGATCAGGAATTTCCTCATCATGTGAAATAAAACAGACAGTGCTAATGTATAGCTTATAGTTGATTGATGTCAGTTTGCTTGTGATGAACAACTGAACACACAGTATACAAAGGGAATGAAACGATGCTTCAGGTATAGTATACTTATTTCACTTCCTGCACAACTATATGGTAATAAGGTGAATCTACAACTTTGTGACAGGCGATCAACAGAAATTTCGCTTGTTATTCGTCAAACAATGGAGGCAAGCATATTAACACATTTAATGCCACACTCACAGGTGAGTCATCTAATCAGTTGTGCTGCAAGAAACCTCTATCCCGAATTATGAACAGGACCCACTTTGAATTCTTACTGTGATTGTTTTGTAGATTGACATATTTGTCCAAGTTCTTCAAGCTGATGGTGGTAAGTGCACTATATTTGAATATTTCAGATCTATCTCTAATCTACATGCATAAATAGAACCAACTTTATTTCCTTTCCAAACCAAAGGCACACAACACAAGATTCTTTTTGTCCAGAGGCCGTTTAAATATTTTACTTAGTACACATGCATTTTCTTGTTTCCATTACCCAGTCCTGCTATGATCTACTATTATTTTTACCTATTTTGAAACGATTGTAGCATGAGTGGTGCTTAAAATGACTCCAATTCCTATCTTGATCATGACTGTATATAACAGGAACCAGGTCTGCATGCATCAATGCTGCAACGCTAGCACTTGCAGATGCTGGGATTCCAATGCGAGACATAGTCACTTCTTGCAGTGCTGGGTATCTGTGTTCTACTCCTTTGCTTGGTATGGGCCTATTTTCTGTtctcccatctatgacaaagctAAGAATCATCTCACAAAGAGGCCTCAACCATTCTAATATGTTATTTCAGATCTGAATTATATAGAAGACAGCGCTGGAGGCGCGGATGTCACCGTTGGCATTCTTGCAAAGATGGACAAAGTGACTCTTCTGCAGGTTACAGAACGATCATAAACTTTGATTGCTCCAAATTTCAGGGTCTCCCTAGCCCACGCCTCATCTGCAACACAAACTTTCTGATGCAACACATTTCTTATGTGCTTAGTTTGCTGCATGACATCATTCATTCACAGCAACACTAATGCTCAAATGGCGATTTTCAGATGGACGCGAAACTACCAATGGACACATTTGAGACTGTGATGGACCTTGCAAGTGAAGGGTGCAAAGCGATCGCAACCTACATCCGAGAGGTTAAGAACCGTTCCTTGTTCTCGGCCGCCCTTGCTCAATTATATCTCCAAACTTGTCGTCCTACCATTGGACACACTGAAACCTTATTGTTGTGTACACCAATGATTTCCCATTGTATGGAACCTCAATGCCGATTGGTTGTGCCGTGATGCTGAAGCAGGTGCTATTGGAGAACACGAAGCAGCTGGAGTGTCAGCGAGGCTAGTTAAACCTAGCAGGTGGAGGCCATTGAACGAGAGCGTGTAGCACTTGAAGGCGGATCTTTTGTGTAACACAGATTGATGGCTTATCTGCCTAGCACAGACACTGAACCTGTCAAAGATAGCTGGACCATCATTTTCCCTCCTAACGTAAATGCTGTAGCGCACAGGAGATGACATCTTGATTATGTGAAACTTTGATGTTGAACTTGGTATCCATGTTGTACTTTTGAAAATGTTTTAACATGGTGCAAATTTAACTTAAATAGCAGACGGAGTATGGTACATACATCCCTAGGTTGACATGTTGTGAAAGCATTTCTACTTCTTTTATGATGGATGATGAAAATTTTGTTTGACTGAAAAACTCTTATAGAAGAAAGCATATGTATGCTGCTATCATTCTGCCTGCATCATCACCAAATGGCAACGCAGCTCCATCACACCATTTTGCTGGCTGTAgtcaaatactccctccgttttttaTTTACTCCCCATATTAGCTTTGATTGAAGTCAAACTTTATAAGGTTTGTAGAAAACAATATGAATATTTACAATAACAAATTTGTATGATGTGAAAATATATGCAATGATGAATCCGATGGTATTGATTTGGTAGTTAATATACTATTTTTCTACAAACCTGTTGAAAGTAtacaaagtttgactttagaCAAACCTAATAtacggagtaaataaaaacagagagAGTATTATTCCGCCTTGAAGACACAAAAGGAGATATAATAAATACATCAGTTTTATTCACAACAATGGAGCCAAAGTTACAACATGACACACGTCTACATAATGTATATCAATAGGGTTTGAATCAACAGAGCAACAATATACTGAACTGATGATATGGACACAAAGGGAACATCAAGCACACTATTAAATCGGCACGCAGGCCGCCGAGTTAGTTTTGGGCAAGCACACTATTACCGACAGGAAATGCTGACATGGTAGCATTGTTCTCCTGGCCTGTGGCGTCCACCCTCAGTCTTCAtgtgaaagaaatatgccctagaggcaataataaaattattatttatttccttatatcatgataaatgtttattattcatgctagaattgtattaaccggaaacataatacatgtgtgaatacatagacaaacagattgtcactagtatgcctctacttgactagctcgttgatcaaatatggttatgtttcctaaccatagacatgagttgtcatttgattaacggggtcacatcattaggagaatgatgtgattgactggacccattccgttagcttagcacacgatcgttttaGTAAtatgctattgctttcttcatgacttatacatgttcctatgactatgagattatgcaactcccgtttaccggaggaacactttgtgtgctaccaaacgtcacaacgtaactgggtgattataaaggtgctctacaggtgtctccaaaggtacttgttgggttggcatatttcgagattaggatttgtcactccgaatatcggagaggtatctctgggccctctcggtaatgcacaccacttaagccttgcaagcattgctactaatgagttagttgcgggatgatgtattacaaaacgagtaaagagacttgccggtaacgagattggactaggtattgagataccgacgatcgaatctcaggcaagtaacataccgatgacaaagggaacaacgtatgttgttatgcggtttgaccggtaaagatcttcgtagaatatgtgggagccaatatgaacaaccaggtttcactattggttattgaccggagacacgtctcggtcatgtctacatagttctcgaacccgtagggtccgcacgcttaaagtttcgatgacggttatattatgagtttatatgttttgatgtaccgaaggttgttcggagtcccggatgtgatcccggacatgacgaggagtctcgaaatggtcgagacatgaagattgatatattggaagcctatgtttgtgttggggaacgtagtaatttcaaaaatttcctacgcacacgcaagatcatggtgatgcatagcaatgagaggggagagtgttgtctatgtaccctcgtagaccggaaacggaagtgttagcacaccacggttgatgtagtcgtacgtcttcacggcccgaccgatcaagcaccaaaactacgacacctccaagttttagcacatgttcagctcgatgacgatccccggactccgatctagcaaagtgtcggggatgagttcggtcagcacgacggcgtggtgacgatcttgatgttttaccatcgcagggcttcgcctaagcaccgctacaatattatcgaggactatggtggaggggggcaccgcacacggctaagagatcaatgatcaagtgttgtgtctctggggtgcccccctgcccccgtatataaaggagtggaggagggggctggccaaggagggtggcgcgccctaagggggagtccatgttgggtttcgtagtaatttcaaaaattttcctacgcacacgcaagatcatggtgatgcatagcaacgagaggggagagtgctgtctacgtacccacgcagaccgactgcggaagcgttgacacaacgtagaggaagtagtcgtacgtcttcacgatccaaccgatcaagcaccgaaactacggcacctccgagttcgagcacacgttcagctcgatgacgatccccggactccgatccagcaaagtgtcggggaagagttccgtcagcacgacggcgtggtgacgatcttgatgtactacagcagcagggcttcgcctaaacttcgctacagtattatcgaggactatggtggctgggggcgccgcacacggctaaggaatagatcacgtggatcaacttgtgtgttctttggggtgccctgcctctgtatataaaggactagaggggggaggctggccggccaagggagggcgcgccaggagagtcctactccctctgggagtagcattcccccccaatcctagttggaataggattccttgaggggggaaagagagagagggggccggccacctctcctagtcctaataggactaggggaaggggggaggcgcacagccaccttgggctgcccctttctcctttccactaaagcccactaaggcccagatagttcccggggggggggggggggttccggtaacctcccggtactccggtaaaatcccgatttcacccggaacacttccgatatccaaacataggcttccaatatatcaatctttacgtctcgaccatttagagactcctcgtcatgtccgtgatcacatccgggactccgaacaaccttcgatacatcaaaatgcataaactcataatataactgtcatcgtaaccttaagcgtgcggaccctacgggttcgagaacaatgtagacatgaccgagacacgtctccggtcaataaccaatagcgggacctggatgcccatattggctcctacatattctacgaagatctttatcggtcagaccgcataacaacatacgttgttccctttgtcatcggtatgttacttgcccgagattcgatcgtcggtatccaatacctagttcaatctcgttaccggcaagtctctttactcgttccgcaatacatcatctcacaactaacatattagttgtaatgcttgcaaggcttatgtgatgtgcattaccgagagggcccagagatacctctccgacaatcggagtgacaaatcctaatctcgaaatatgccaacccaacatgtacctttggagacacctgtagtactcctttataatcacccagttacgttgtgacgtttggtagtacccaaagtgttcctctggtaaacgggagttgcataatctcatagttataggaacatgtataagtcatgaagaaagcaatagcaacatactaaacgatcgggtgctaagctaatggaatgggtcatgtcaatcagatcattctcttaatgatgtgatcccgttaatcaaataacaactcattgttcatggttaggaaacataaccatctttgattaacgagctagtcaagtagaggcatactagtgacactttgtttgtctatgtattcacacatgtattatgtttccggttaatacaattctagcatgaataataaacatttatcatgattataaggtaataaataataactttattattgcttctagggcatatttccttcagtctcccacttgcactagagtcaataatctagattacaccgtaatgattctaacacccatggagccttggtgctgatcatgttttgctcgtggaagatgcttagtcaacgggtctgcaacattcagatccgtatgtatcttgcaaatctctatgtctcccacctggactagatcccggatggaattgaagcgtctcttgatgtgcttggttctcttgtgaaatctggattcctttgccaaggcaattgcaccagtattgtcacaaaagattttcattcgacccgatgcactaggtatgacacctagatcggatatgaactccttcatccagactccttcgttcgctgcttccgaagcagctatgtactccggttcacatgtagatcccgctacgacgctttgtttagaactgcaccaactgacagctccaccgtttaatgtaaacacgtatccggtttgcgatttagaatcgtccggatcagtgtcaaagcttgcatcaacgtaaccttttacggtgagctctttgtcacctccatatacgagaagcatatccttagtccttttcaggtatttcaggatgttcttgaccgctgtccagtgatccactcctggattattttggtacctccctgctagacttatagcaaggcacacatcaggtctggtacacagcattgcatacatgatagagcctatggctgaagcatagggaacatctttcattttctctctatcttctgcggtggtcgggcattgagtcttactcaacttcacaccttgtaacataggcaagaatcctttttttgcttgatccattttgaacttcttcaaaactttgtcaaggtatgtgctttgtgaaagtccaattaagcgtcttgatctatctctatagatcttaatgcccaatatgtaagcagcttcaccgaggtctttcattgaaaaactcttattcaagtatccctttatgctatccaaaaattctatatcatttccgattagcaatatgtcatccacatataatatcagaaatgctacagagctcccactcactttcttttaaatacaggcttctccaaaagtctgtatataaaccaaatgctttgaacacactatcaaagcgtttattccaactccgagaggcttgcaccggtccataaatggatcgctggagtttgcacactttgttagctccctttggatctacaaaaccttccggctgcatcatatacaactcttcttctagaaatccattcaggaatgtagttttgacatccatctgccaaataaaaatgcggcaattgctaacatgattcggatagacttaagcatcgctacgggtgagaaggtctcatcgtagtcaatcccttgaacttgtcgaaaaccttttgcgacaagtcgagctttgtagacagtaacattaccgtcagcgtcagtcttcttcttgaagatccatttattctcaattgcttgccgatcattgggcaagtcaaccaaagtccacactttgttctcatacatggatcccatctcagatttcatggcttcaagccactttgcggaatctgggctcaccatcgcttcttcatagttcataggttcatcatgatctagtagcatgatttccagaacaggattaccgtaccactctggcgcggatcttactctggttgatctacaaggttcagtagtatcttgatctgaagtttcatgatcatcatcattagcttcctcacttattggtgtaggtgtcgcagaaacaattttctgtgatgcactactttccaataaaggagcaggtacagttacctcgtcaagttctactttcctcccactcacttctttcgagagaaactccttctctagaaaggatccattcttagcaacgaatgtcttgccttcggatctgtgatagaaggtgtacccaacagtctcctttgggtatcctatgaagacacatttctccgatttgggttcgagcttatcaggttgaagctttttcacataagcatcgcagccccaaactttaagaaacgacaactttggtttcttgccaaaccacagttcataaggcgtcgtcttaacggattttgatggtgccctatttaacgtgaatgcggccgtctctagagcgtatccccaaaacgatagcggtaaatcagtaagagacatcatagatcgcaccatatccagtaaagtacgatcacgacgttcggacacaccattacgctgtggtgttccgggtggcgtgagttgcgaaactattccacaatttttcaaatgtacaccaaactcataactcaaatattctcctccacgatcagatcgtagaaactttattttcttgttacgatgattttcaacttcactctgaaattctttgaacttttcaaatgtttcagatttatgtttcattaagaagatatacccatatctgcttaagtcatctgtgaaggtgagaaaataacgatatccgccacgagcctcaatattcatcggaccacatacatctgtatgtatgatttccaacaaatctgttgctctctgcATAgaaccggagaacggtgttttggtcatcttacccacgaggcacagttcgcaagtaccaagtgattcataatcaagtggttccaaaagtccatcagtatggagtttcttcatgcgctttacaccgatatgacctaaacggcagtgccacaaataagttgcactctcattatcaactctgcatattttggcttcaacattatgaatatgtgtgttactactatcgagattcaacaagaatagaccactcttcaagggtgcatgaccataaaagatattactcatataaatagaacaaccattattctctgatttaaatgaataactgtctcacatcaaacaagattcatatataatgttcatgcttaacgctggcaccaaataacaattatttaggtctaatattaatcccgaaggtagatgtagaggtagcgtgccgaccgcgatcacatcgactttggaaccgtttcccacgcgcatcgtcacctcgtcctttgccagtgcccgcttattccgtagtccctgtttcgagttgcaaatattagcaacagaaccagtatcaaatacccaggtgctactgcgagctctagtaaggtacacatcaataacatgtatatcacatatatcTTTGTTCTCCTTGCcatccactacaagaaatatgtcaacttatgaccttctgtcagtgaccctcgaagaattggtcataaatttatgaccattttagaccaattggtcaaaagctgttcagggggctccaaaccctaaaccattgcgaccattttggtcagaaaggtcgtaatttccttacacgaaatggtcacaaagcaaacagtgctagtccgctgccttatttctagttgttaatgaccaatatagatggtcatagccttggaaattgtggtgggttgtgatgactaggcgccatctcatcagttttgcctatgtgtcatgtccatgtggcagtttttgccctaggttgtgaagcaacctatatttctatcattcccaaaatttccaaaaaaatctcataaattctttcgggcatatcttcatcaaatatgtaaaaatccttccttgcctagttcaaaactaattcaagaatattcattttcctattctgttcacaacaacactttatgaaggaagtgctatttatatattcttgattgccctcggaatttttgggcattctttcctatccaaatcattaccgcatgacaaaattcagctccatttgcctagcaaatcttcctcggcaaatttccaaagtttttgtccacctagaagcattgtgaaggaagtaccttttttatatccctaaatgacatgaaatttatacagttccttcatatgcccaaattatcaccctcctccaaattgcagctcagtcaagtcatctatgtgagcctaggttcaatttatattttatggccaaattggcacgttgcaaagcaagtgttatatagacccctcctattaccctcaaacttttcgggcactcgtccatacccaaatcattgccacatgataatattcagcttaattttcctagtaaatctttctcgggaaatttccaaagtttctacctcgagagaagctttgtgaagtaagtactagctaggcttacccaaatgatctgaaaatttaccagcgcatgaccatacttaagtaacttacctacaccaattttgagctcatttcattcatccaatctctctcactagttttcccaagtttctatccatagaagagcattgtgaaggaagtactactttggcatgtacaaatggtatcaattttctgcaatgctttcctatgctcaaataaccatcctccacaaaatttcagctcactccattcattattttgagcccagcttcaacattcatatttttgtccagcgtggtactttgcaaagcaagtaccacctaggatcctccttttgagctaaaaatttgtgaagacattctccttagtagatgatcatcctcagccaaaactcacgcccattgt from Triticum urartu cultivar G1812 chromosome 3, Tu2.1, whole genome shotgun sequence encodes:
- the LOC125542435 gene encoding exosome complex component RRP41 homolog — translated: MEYVNPLTGFRVDGRRPNEMRQLKGEVGVVSRADGSALFEMGNTRVIAAVYGPREIQNRSQQQNSKEALVRCEYRMAEFSTGDRRRKPKGDRRSTEISLVIRQTMEASILTHLMPHSQIDIFVQVLQADGGTRSACINAATLALADAGIPMRDIVTSCSAGYLCSTPLLDLNYIEDSAGGADVTVGILAKMDKVTLLQMDAKLPMDTFETVMDLASEGCKAIATYIREVLLENTKQLECQRG